One Triticum dicoccoides isolate Atlit2015 ecotype Zavitan chromosome 3B, WEW_v2.0, whole genome shotgun sequence genomic window, TACATAAATCATAACACTACAAAACAAAACAATATTAGAATTGTGAGCTGAGCTCAGAGAGCGGTAATCATGAAGCTTCAGCGGCACAAATGTTTTAAACAGGGTTGTCCTCCTTCCAGTGGCATTTGCCATAGCCCCAGATCCAACTACCTCCCTTGGCTAGCTTTGCCCCAAGATGCTCTAAGAATCTCGAGGCGTTCTGCCACCTCCTTCATTGTTGGCCTAAGATCTGGTCCCAGTTTCGTGCACTCAATTGCTAGCTTCCCAATGTCTTCAAGCAGTATGATGTCTTTATCGGCTGTGATATCCTTATCAAACATCGCCGCTCCTCTCTTCTCTGAATCATATGCTTTGTTATACAGGATAACAAGGTCTGTTAGTTCACAATCTTCATCATATGTTGAGAGCTTCCTGCTAATGAGTTCCATGAGAATAATCCCGAAGCTGTACACATCGCTTTTGACTGTAAGAAGCCCACATTGTACGAAGCTTGGGTCGCTGTAGTGCCTTTGAACGACTACAGAGTCATCATAATTGTACTCAATGGTAAGCGCCCTTGAGAGTGAAAAACCTGAGACCTTTGGCGAGAAGTTATGATCTAGAAGTATATTGGAAGGGTTGACACTACCATGTCTGATGCAACCAGAATCAGATGAGTGCATGTATGCTAATGCTTTTGCAGTTCCGATTGCAATCTCCAGCCGCAATTCCAGGGGGAAATGTTTGCTACCATTCAGGAGGTCTGAAAGATTGCCTTCAGCAGCATACTCATATAGGAAAATTGGAATACCAACCTCCAAGCAGACGCCGAACAGTTTGATGATATTCGTGTGGATGAGTTGAGCATGGATCATCACTCCATTGACAAAATGAATTATATGCTCCTCATATGCATCAACAGATTTCTTTACTGCCACCACTGTGTTATCCTCTAGAGTGCCTTTGTAGACCTCAGCTAACCAACCTTCACTACATAGACATGAGAAGTTCCGTGTGACTTCAATTAGCTGCTTCTCAGTGAAAAATCGCATGTTGCCAAGCTTTGCTAGTATCTCAGAATTGGCAACATCCATCTCAAAACTGCCCAAACATCTCATTAAGTTGCTTGTGCCAACACTTTCTGTTCTAAAAAAGAACTCCCGTTTTTCTTGTCTCCACAGCAATAAAAGGCGTTTAGCCACATCAGTAATTCTGGGACGTTTATGAATGTCCAATGTCAGGCATTCAGTTGCCAGTTTTCCTATTTCCTCAAGAATCTTTATATTGCCTGCACTAATTATTTCTCTGTCAAAAAGGTCCCTCGACCATTCACCTTTACCACGGGCATTACTGAAAGTCGATATGAGGCTACAGCTACCCTCTTTTACCCTTTTCCTAGCTATTAATTCCAAGAGCACAGCTCCAAAACTATATACATCACTCTTTGGGGTAAGACGTCCCTCTCGAAGATATATAGGATCCATGTAATCTATACTTCCTTTTACATTCCTAGTGTATTGAGTGATGCCTCCTAAAAGAAGCCTCGACAGTCCAAAATCTGATACTTTTGCTGTAAGATTGGCATCTAGAAGTATGTTGGCAGGTTTAATATCGCCATGACATACAAGGTTGTCACCTGATAAATGCATCGAATGCATGTAGCTCAATGCTTCTGCACAGCCTATAGCAATACCCAATCTTATATCCAAAGGGATGGAAGTACTACTGTTgtggagtatgtcatcgaggtttcCTTTGGAGATAAACTCAGTTACCATTGTTAGGGTATTTTCCCCAATACAATAGCCAATGAGATTCACCACGTTCCTGTGGCTCATTTGACTATGGATGCTTACTTCATCCATAAACTCTTCTCTCAACTCTTGGCGGATATATCTCTTCACAGCAACTAGCTCATCATCAAGGACTCCTTTAAAGACTTCTCCAAAACCACCTTTTCCGATAGGAATGCTGTAGTTGCTAGTAATTCTTTCAATAGCATCTTCTGTGAAATCTTTTAAATTCTTGTTAATGTATACTGCATGCTTTGTTCTGTCCTGGAACAGGACGAGATTCCCACTCATGATATTTCGAGAAGCTCAGTTCTGTGCCAACAATATATATACACAGCACTGAAGAGTAAGCCACTTTCATCAATAAAGTATTTCCAGCCTAAAGACCTGAACATTGAAGACAGGGAATCAAG contains:
- the LOC119278849 gene encoding probable receptor-like protein kinase At1g30570 produces the protein MSGNLVLFQDRTKHAVYINKNLKDFTEDAIERITSNYSIPIGKGGFGEVFKGVLDDELVAVKRYIRQELREEFMDEVSIHSQMSHRNVVNLIGYCIGENTLTMVTEFISKGNLDDILHNSSTSIPLDIRLGIAIGCAEALSYMHSMHLSGDNLVCHGDIKPANILLDANLTAKVSDFGLSRLLLGGITQYTRNVKGSIDYMDPIYLREGRLTPKSDVYSFGAVLLELIARKRVKEGSCSLISTFSNARGKGEWSRDLFDREIISAGNIKILEEIGKLATECLTLDIHKRPRITDVAKRLLLLWRQEKREFFFRTESVGTSNLMRCLGSFEMDVANSEILAKLGNMRFFTEKQLIEVTRNFSCLCSEGWLAEVYKGTLEDNTVVAVKKSVDAYEEHIIHFVNGVMIHAQLIHTNIIKLFGVCLEVGIPIFLYEYAAEGNLSDLLNGSKHFPLELRLEIAIGTAKALAYMHSSDSGCIRHGSVNPSNILLDHNFSPKVSGFSLSRALTIEYNYDDSVVVQRHYSDPSFVQCGLLTVKSDVYSFGIILMELISRKLSTYDEDCELTDLVILYNKAYDSEKRGAAMFDKDITADKDIILLEDIGKLAIECTKLGPDLRPTMKEVAERLEILRASWGKASQGR